The Brumimicrobium sp. genomic interval AAAAAGAAATAGACGAACAGATACGTCAGATTGGAGATGAAGTATTGGCTTATCAGGAAAAGGTTGTTAAAGAAAATCCTACAACTCTTGTGTCTAAAATCATTAGCATGTCTTCTGATATCAAAATCCCTGAGGCACCTCTCAAGGAAGATGGAACAAAAGATGAAAATTTCGGGTATTTCTACATGCGTGATCACTATTTTGACAATATTGACTTAACAGATGATCGATTGGTAAATACACCTATTTTACAAAATAAATTAGAGTATTACTACTCCAAGAACATGCTATTGCAACATCCGGACACCTTGATTAAATATATCAAACCTGTTATGGATAAAATTCCTGAAGGAAGTATGATGTATCGTTTCTTTGTTACAAACATCACTTCTGCTTTTGAGAAATCTAAAATCATGGGAATGGATAAGGTTATGAATTTTATGATTTGGAATTACTATTGCTCTCTCGACAAGAATGGAAACTACAAAGGATATTGGATGGAACAAGACAAATTGGAAGATTTGTGTAAAGACACCAAATTCAGAATCCGCCTGATGATTGGGGAAGTTCCACCAAACATTATTTTACCCGACTCTACCAATCAGAAATGGTATAACCTATATAAAGAAGAAGCCGATTATACTATCTTATACTTCTGGGATCCAGATTGTGGGCACTGCAAAAAAGTTACTCCACAACTACAAAAATTATATGCTCAAAAATTGCAAGGCAGAAATGTAAAAGTATTTGCCGTAGGCAAGGCGACTGGTGATGATTTCGAGCATTGGAAGAAATTCATTAAGAAAGAAGGTCTTACATTTATCAATGTAGGTGTAACACGTGATTTATACAATAAAGCAAAAGAAGATCCTTATTCTGTGATACCTTCCAAAACAACACTAGAATCTATCAATTATCAAGAAACTTATGATATTTATTCTACTCCTCGCATGTGGGTACTAGATAAGGATAAAAAGATTATAGCAAAATCATTAAGTATTGCACAGGTAGAGCGTTTCTTAGATGAATTACAGGGACATAAAGATGACCCCAAAATCTTTGACCTAGAAGAAACTGAGGATATTAAATAATTTGAAAGAATCTCCTTGTCGTACTGACACATCTTTCTGAGTGAAAATCTTGGTGTGACAAGGAGAAAATTCTTATAAGGAAAAATTCGATGTACCAAACATTGGCACATTCTACCATAATGTTAGTTGACAAAATTCTGGATTATTTTCTTTTTCTAGACTACTAATTGATACTCCTAATAAACGTATAGGACTCTCAAAATCAATTGCTTTCTCTAATAACTGCACAAAAATTTTTCTAGCTTTTTGTTTGTCTATCACATATTTTTTTTCAGTTTGAGAACGTGTAATCGTTTCAAAGTCTTTATTACGCACCTTAATGGTTAGTGATTTTCCTTTCTTTCCAACTTTTTGGTAGCGTGTCCACCATGTCTCAAAAATGAGTGAAAATTCCTCATTAATTCTATCCCAACCTATAATATCATCAGAAAAAGTGTTTTCTACACCAACACTTTTTCTTTCTCTTTCAGGTTGAACGAGTCTGTTGTCAATTCCACGTACCACATCATATAAGAAGCCACCATGTTTGCCAAATAACTGCTGTAATTCCCAACGAGAATATGGTAATACGTCTGCTCCTTTAAAGATATTATGAGATTTTAATTTTTCAGCTGTTACTTTGCCAACACCAAAGAATTTTTCAATAGGTAAGGTTTTCATAAATTCGGCTCCCTGTTCAGGTGTAATCACAAATAAGCCGTCGGGTTTATCTTGATCGGAAGCTATCTTAGCTAAAAATTTATTATACGATACCCCAGCCGAAGCGATTAAATTCAATTCATTCTGAATATCTTCCTTAATTCTTTTAGCCAAAATAGTAGCGGAAGGAACTTCAAATCGAGCATAAGTAACATCCAAGTATGCCTCATCTAGAGATAATGGTTCTATAATATCCGTATAGCGACCAAATATTTCACGTATCTGAAGCGAAACTTGATTGTATTTTTGAAAGTCTGGTAAAACAACCCGTAAAATGGGGCATCTTCGGTGTGCTTCCCGCATCGACATAGCTGAATGAACGCCATATTTCCGAGCCTCATAACTCGCAGTAGCCACCACTCCTCTCCCACCTATTCCACCAACAGCTAAAGGCAAACCTTGTAACTCTGGATGATCACGCTGCTCAACTGATGCGTAAAAAGCATCCATATCGATATGAATAATTTTTCGAGTCTCTTCCACGATGGAAAATTAATCAAAAAAGTTATTGTGGTAAAAATTATTGTGTCTCAATAAAACTATTATTCAACTTGTTGTGTATATAGCATGAAATACAGATTATAATCTTAGACCTCAAAGGAGTGTCGGGATATTTTTTTAATTACTCCTATTTCTCACATCTTTACAAATACACAACGGGTTATTATTCATTAAAAAAGAAATGGAATAACCGCTTTTCTTTCTTTAGGATAATCTTCAAACTTTGAAAGGTACCATTTGTGATGTGATAGCGCACGTGGGATTAAATTCGCCGAGGTCCATAAGAAAAAAGCTAAACCTGGCAAGCTCCATGTAAGGATAGCAAATCCTAACCACTCAATCACTTCACCCATTAAATTAGGACAACTTACATATTTAAAGAAACGACCTTGTGGTATCTTATACCCAGTTTCTCCTGGCTTTCTGAGATTAATTAAAACAGTATCGGATTGCCAATTTATTACCACCCCAAAAATAAAGATAAGTGAGCCAATTATAAATTGAGGTGTAATTAACCAATCTATGCTATACACTCTGAAATTCCCTAAATAATACCCAAATAGAAAGCCATTTGCTAAATTAAAGAACATCCCCATAAGCATAATTATGACAGGCATTTTCTTGCCTTTCGTTCTTAATCGAAAAGGAAAAACAAGACTTCTATTTAAATAATGGAAGCTAATTAATCCAATGATAATCCAATTAACCGTTGATTGAATATTGCTTCCATCAAATACAAAATAATAAAGAACAAGTAATAGGAAAACCTCCATTAACACCCAACCTAGATTATTATTAATCAAGGGTCCCCATGTTGACTTTGTATGTCTGCCGTAAGGTGCTGTAATAAATAGCAGAATTAAAAAGATAAGTGTTGCAATAGCAATCCATATCCAAGCAAAAGAAACATAATGTGCGTACGTAATCATTCAAATAGTAGTTTTAATTGTCCATAAACCAATTGATTGCATCAAATATAGTAGTTTTTAGAGGACGTGGATTGAAATTCAATTCCTTTTTAGATTTTTCAGATGAAATCTGAGTATTTCCATCATTTAATATATCAAGGTACAGCTTATCATATATGGGTTCTGTCTTGGTTAACTTTGCATACATCTTTACAAGAGGTACTCCTAAATAAGCTAATGCAATAGGAACTGTACGTAATCTTTTTTTCTTTCCTTTGGCCTCCAAAACTAAATCTGCCATTTGTTTAATAGTAGCATATTCACCTCCTAGAATATATGTCTCTCCACTTCTTCCAAGAGAAATAGCACTAACAACAGCTTGAGCCACATCTCTTACATCCACAAAATTAAATCCGCCTTTTACTACAGCTGGCACTTTTCCATTGGCTATATCTAAAATTCCCTTTCCTGCTTTAGAAGGTAAAAAATCAGGTGGTCCAATAACAGATGTAGGGCATAATACAACTGTTTCTAGTTTTCCTTCTTTCGCTAATTTAATACATAGCTCATGTCCTTCTTTTTTCGTTTGGTCGTAATACACTGAGTTTTGAAATACAAATTCGCGCTTTTCATTCAACTCTTCATGATATGGATGTTGTTTATAAACATGAATAGAACTTAAATACAATACTCTCCGAACATTCGCCTTTTGAGCCATCTCTAGTAAGTTAAATGTCCCTTTTACGTTGATATCGTATAATTGCTGGTCAAATCCATAACATAACTTAATAATACCAGCTGCATGGATAATCACTTCACATTGCTCTACAAAAGGAATAAGGGTGGAAGAATCTAAAATATTTCCCTTTATTTTTTTTATCGGTAATTCAGCAATTTCAGGCTTTTCATCATAGATAAGTGCAATCACCTCATAGTTTTGTTTTAACAACTCAACACAAATCGAATAACCTATATATCCCGTTGCACCTGTTACACCTACTATCATAAATAAATTGTGTTTATGGCAAATATCGAAATATTTCTAAGATTAGCTCAATTAGTAGATTTCAATTCTTATTTTTGATTCTGCAATTGTGGTATGCCAACAGAGAAAAAAGAAAAAATATTAGTAATTACCTATTACTGGCCTCCTAGCGGTGGAGCGGGTGTTCAACGTTGGTTAAAACTCACTAAATACCTCTCAAAATTAAATTTTGAAACACATGTTTTAACTGTTGATCCAGAAAAGGCTAGCTACTTCCAACGAGATGAATCTCTTTTAAAAGATATAGATCCATCTGTTAGTGTACATCATACAAATTCTTTTGAACCTTTAAACATTTATGGAAGTATCGTAGGAAAAAAGAAAGTACCTACTGCTGGTTTTTCAAATATAGACGTACAAACATGGAAATCAAGATTAGTAGCTAAAATCAGAAGT includes:
- a CDS encoding redoxin domain-containing protein — translated: MTKYFKVLVLTLFIGNLSYSQNITLKVIGIKDTTVNLIKYVGNKLYYADTAELKGGKVTFDGSKQEPGIMGLLLPGQKYFEFVFNKEEVNIEVKSPNYVETMVINKSNENKIFLSYMKYIKEQREKADQLREGQKEITDEAKKKEIDEQIRQIGDEVLAYQEKVVKENPTTLVSKIISMSSDIKIPEAPLKEDGTKDENFGYFYMRDHYFDNIDLTDDRLVNTPILQNKLEYYYSKNMLLQHPDTLIKYIKPVMDKIPEGSMMYRFFVTNITSAFEKSKIMGMDKVMNFMIWNYYCSLDKNGNYKGYWMEQDKLEDLCKDTKFRIRLMIGEVPPNIILPDSTNQKWYNLYKEEADYTILYFWDPDCGHCKKVTPQLQKLYAQKLQGRNVKVFAVGKATGDDFEHWKKFIKKEGLTFINVGVTRDLYNKAKEDPYSVIPSKTTLESINYQETYDIYSTPRMWVLDKDKKIIAKSLSIAQVERFLDELQGHKDDPKIFDLEETEDIK
- the dinB gene encoding DNA polymerase IV → MEETRKIIHIDMDAFYASVEQRDHPELQGLPLAVGGIGGRGVVATASYEARKYGVHSAMSMREAHRRCPILRVVLPDFQKYNQVSLQIREIFGRYTDIIEPLSLDEAYLDVTYARFEVPSATILAKRIKEDIQNELNLIASAGVSYNKFLAKIASDQDKPDGLFVITPEQGAEFMKTLPIEKFFGVGKVTAEKLKSHNIFKGADVLPYSRWELQQLFGKHGGFLYDVVRGIDNRLVQPERERKSVGVENTFSDDIIGWDRINEEFSLIFETWWTRYQKVGKKGKSLTIKVRNKDFETITRSQTEKKYVIDKQKARKIFVQLLEKAIDFESPIRLLGVSISSLEKENNPEFCQLTLW
- a CDS encoding DUF1295 domain-containing protein, producing MITYAHYVSFAWIWIAIATLIFLILLFITAPYGRHTKSTWGPLINNNLGWVLMEVFLLLVLYYFVFDGSNIQSTVNWIIIGLISFHYLNRSLVFPFRLRTKGKKMPVIIMLMGMFFNLANGFLFGYYLGNFRVYSIDWLITPQFIIGSLIFIFGVVINWQSDTVLINLRKPGETGYKIPQGRFFKYVSCPNLMGEVIEWLGFAILTWSLPGLAFFLWTSANLIPRALSHHKWYLSKFEDYPKERKAVIPFLF
- a CDS encoding NAD-dependent epimerase/dehydratase family protein, which gives rise to MIVGVTGATGYIGYSICVELLKQNYEVIALIYDEKPEIAELPIKKIKGNILDSSTLIPFVEQCEVIIHAAGIIKLCYGFDQQLYDINVKGTFNLLEMAQKANVRRVLYLSSIHVYKQHPYHEELNEKREFVFQNSVYYDQTKKEGHELCIKLAKEGKLETVVLCPTSVIGPPDFLPSKAGKGILDIANGKVPAVVKGGFNFVDVRDVAQAVVSAISLGRSGETYILGGEYATIKQMADLVLEAKGKKKRLRTVPIALAYLGVPLVKMYAKLTKTEPIYDKLYLDILNDGNTQISSEKSKKELNFNPRPLKTTIFDAINWFMDN